The following nucleotide sequence is from Halapricum desulfuricans.
GAACGTCGACGCTGTGGGCGTGGGCTTCGAGACCTTCCCGGTCGGCGAGCGTCGTGATCGTCTCCCGGAGTTCGGCCAGTCCGTCTTCGGAGAGCCGCTGGACGGTCGCCGAGCGGACGAACGTATCGACCGACAGCCCGCTGGCGAGCCGTGCCTGCGCGTCGGTCGGGAGCACGTGGTTCGTCCCGCTGGCGTAGTCACCGGCGGCGACCGGCGAGTGCGGCCCGAGGAAGGCGCTGCCGTAGTTCTCGATCCGATCGAGCAGGGCGTCCTCGTCGTCGGCCTCGACGTAGATGTGCTCGGGGGCAAACTGGTCGGCAAAGAGCGCCGCCTCGCTCATCGAGCGCGCGACGAACACGCCGCTTGCTTCGTTTGCCAGCGCCTCGCGGATGATGTCCTCGCGCTCGCGCTCGCCGGCCTGTGCGTCGATCTCCTCGACGACGGCCTCCGCGAGGTCCACGTCGTCGGTGACCGTCACGACGGCGGCGTGGGGGTCGTGTTCGGCCTGTGCGATCATCTCCGCGCCCAGTCGTTCGGGATCGGCCGTCCCGTCCGCAAGTACCAGCACCTCGCTCGGGCCGGCGAGCATATCGATTTTCACGTCGCCGCGGACTTCGGCTTTGGCGGCCGTCACCCACCGGTTGCCGGGGCCGACGATGACGTCGACGCTGTCAATCGACTCGGTCCCGTAGGCCATCGCGCCGATCGCCTGTGCGCCGCCCACCTGATAGACGGCGTCGGCGCCGCCGGCGTGGATCGCCGCGAGCGTGACCGGGTTGATCTGCTCGGCCGGCGGCGTCACGGCGACGACGTGGTCGACGCCGGCGACCGTCGCGGGGACGATCCCCATGAGCGCGCTCGAGGGGTAGGCGGCCGTGCCGCCCGGCGCGTAGACGCCCGCGCTGTCGAGCGGGTAGAACCGGCGGCCGAGTTCCCGACCCTCGGTCTCGTAGGACCAGTCCTCGCGGACCTGATGCTCGTGGAACTCCCGGATGTTGTCGGCGGCAGTCTCGATTGCCTCACGGACGTCGTCGTCGATCGACTCGTAGGCCCGCTCGGCCTCGTCCGTGATGTCGAAGTTGCCCACCTCGACATCGTCGAACTTCCGACAGTACTCCCGGAGCGCGACATCGCCCTCTTCGCGCACGCGATGGACGATCTCCGCGACGTCGTCGCGGATCTCTTCGAGCCCCGCATCGCGTTCGAACAGGGCGCGTCGCTCCGCCGGATCGAGTTCGGAGACGGACTGTACGTCCATACGCGTTCGCGTTTCCACCGGAGGAGCATACCGTTTGCCATTTCGATCGACGGAAAGTCGCGGACGGGGCGGTATTTCGGCCCATCGAACGTGAGGAATATCTACTGAGATCGGAGCAGGCCCCGTCCGGCGACCAGCGCGAGCACGAACGCACCGCCGAGGAAGAACGCGAGCGCGGGGTCGACGGCGTTGACGACCTCGGTCGCGGTCTGGGAGGCGTCGGTCATCGTTCCCGGTCCAGCGGGCTCGGCCGGCTCGGGCCCAGGCGCGAGCCAGCGCTCGACTGCCGCCCCGAACGCGAGACTCCCGCCGGCGAGTAGCCCGACGGCACCCAGCACCCGGGCGAGGGTCCGTTCCAGTCGCGACTCGCTGTCGTCGTCTCCTGCGACGAAGACGACGGCCTCGCTTGCCGGCCCGTAGACCGTCATTTCGTTACCCTTCTCGGAGTATCGCGTACCGACTTCACGGATGAGCCCCGCCGACTGCAGGTTCTCGAGGTGATAGTGGACGTTCTGGAGCGAGGTCCCGACCCCTTCCCGGAGTTCGGTCGGGGAGCGAGGCTGTTCGTACAGCATCGAGAGCATCGTTCGCGCCGTCTCGGCAGACAGTGCGTCCAGGGCGTCCTGGGTGTCCTCGGCGTCGAGGCTGTAGACTCTGGGCTCTTCCGGCGGAGCCGGGTCCAGCCGCGACGGCAGCAACCGTTGGATCGACATGTGCGTCTCTAGCGAAGCCACCTATAATCAGATTCCCGTAGCTCAAAGAGCCGTTTGACCGATCTGATCATGGGACTGCGACGCTTTCCACATGCTTTATGTGGGTGCTTCGACCAGATAGAAGGTGCTACGGGGAAACGGGGCACACCCGTCGGAGAAATCATGTCGTCCGGTCGTGATTCCGGTTCGAACGGGTCAACGCCGAGGGGGAGTTCGGGCACGTCGGGCCGTGGCTCGGATTCGCCCTCGCTCTACCGAGCGGTCTACCGTCGGGTGACACCCGCGTTCGTCCGTCGTCGTCTCGGGGCGAAGTTCCTCGTCGCGCTGTTGCTCGTCGCCGTTCTCATCAGTGTCATCGGATTCGCCACGTACGTCGAGATTCAGGGGACGATACAGGAGGAGGCGACGGACGAACTCGAAATGACCGGCCAGTTGCGCGCCCAGAGCGTCAGTCAGTGGGTGGCTGGCACGCGGGCTCAGACAGCACTGGTCGCAGACCCACAGCTGGCCCCGAACGAAACGGCGCTCAACGCCTCCCTCTCGGCGGCGAAAGCCGGTGGCGGGAGCGCGATCATCGACATCCATTACGTCGATACCGATCGGAACACTGTCCTCGCAAGTACGAACGACGACTACGAGAGGCGGGGGCTGGACGATGACGAATCTGACAGGTCATCGAGCGACGAAGTCGGGTCGAACTGGATCGATCCCCTGGCTCGGCTGGGCGAGGACTCGGACGCGGTCACGTTTTCGAGACGGTCCTATACCGTCGGCGGTGACCGGGCGATCGCGCTTGTCAGCCGGGTGACAGAGAACAGTGCCGTCGTCGTCGTCAGCCGGTTCGTGCCGACGTTCGACGACAGCGACATCCGGACGACGCTGGTGACTGCCGAGGGAAATCGAGTCGCCACGACCGACGCTGCGCGGGAGTTCGAGCGGACCGACGCGTTCACCGCGGCCGTCGAAGCGGGGACGAGCCGAACTATCGAGGCCGGCGGGGAAGTGCGCACGTACGTGCCAGTCGAGGGCACCGACTGGATCGCGGTCTCGACAGCTCCGAAGGACGACCTCTACAGCGTCAGTGCGACCGTCGGGCGAAACGTCTTGCTGCTGGCGGTGACGGCGCTCGCCTCGCTTGCGGCCGTCGGCTTCATTCTCGGCCGGAACACGGTCGTCCCGCTCGTGGCGCTCAAAGAACACGTTCGGGCGATCGAATCCGGGTCGCTCGACGCCGATCTGGAGACGGCCCGTGAAGACGAGATCGGCCAGTTGTTCGGGGCGTTCGACAACATGCGCGACGCCCTCGAGGTGCAGTTCCGGGAGGCCCGGCAGGCCAGACACGAGGCCGAGAGCTCGCGCAGGGAGATGGAGCGACAGAACCGGCGGCTCGACCAGTTCGCCTCGACGTTGAGCCACGATCTCCGGAACCCGCTGGCGGTCGCGCGTGGCCACGTCGAACTCCTGCGGACCAAACTCGACGACTCCCAGGGGGAACTGCTCGAACACGTCGAGAAGATCGACGGGGCCCACGGCCGGATCGATTCGATCATCGACGACGTGCTCACGCTGACGCGCAAGGGCGAGTCCGTCGAGGAGACCGAGCGGTTTGAACTCGAAGACGCCGCCCGCGAAGGCTGGGGCAACGTCGACAGCAGGGACGCGACGCTTCGCGTCGAAGACAGCATCGCCATCGAGGGCGACCGGAGCCGGCTGCTGCGGGCGCTGGAGAACCTCTTTCGAAACTCGATCGACCACGTCGGTCCCGAAGTGACTGTGACAGTCGGGCTGACCGAAGACGGATTTTACGTCGAAGACGACGGGCCGGGCATCCCCGACGAGGAAATGGACGCGATATTCGAATACGGCCACACCAACAGCGAAGACGGCACCGGCATTGGCCTGTCGATCGTCAAGACGATCGCCGAGGCGCACGGCTGGTCGGTCTGGGTCGACGGGACGTCGGGTCGCGGCGCCCGGTTTGTCTTCTCCGACGTGTTCGCCACCGAGGAACGCCTGTTCGAGGAGTCGGCGTTCACCTGGGAGCACGCCCGGGCTGACGACGACTAGCGAAGCGCGCGGGGACACGACTACGGCCGACAACAGGACGACAGTACTGTCGTCAGACCGGTCTCGAGCGCGTCGCGTTCGACGACAGCGGCCGCATCGGGATGGGCTTCGGGACCGTCGTCGTAGAGGACCTGCACGGCGTCGAGACCGGCGGCCGCGGCTCCGGCGACGTCGCGCTCGGGGTCGTCACCGACGTAGATCGCCCGGTCAGGATCGACGCCGAGACGGTCCGTAATCGCCTCGAACGCCATCGGATCGGGTTTTCGCGTATCGAGTTCGCCGGTGACGAGCGTCGCGTCGAAACGCTCTCTCCAGCCGAGCCGATCGAGCTTGCTCCGCTGGGCCCGCGACGGCCCGTCGGTGAGGACGCCGACGCGATACCCCAGTCCGTCGGTGAGGTCTTCGAGCAGCGTCTCGACGCCGTCGACGGGCTCGAGCGCGTCGTTGACGGCCTCGCGATAGGCGCGGGCGACCGCGTCCGGCGACGGGTCGTCGTCGGTCAGCAACTGTTCGAAAATCGGCGTGCGCGTCTCGCCGGCCACGACCCGTCCGTGGGCGTCGAGGTAGTCCGAGCGAGAGAGCGGCGGTGCGTCGGTCGCCTCGATCGCCTCGGCGAGCAACGTCCGCCGGTCACGGTCCGGGACCGCGAGCGTCCCGTCGAGGTCGAACACGACCGCACGTGAGGTCATCAGTGTACGCCACGGCCGGATCTGATTTGACGCTAACGGTCGGTGCTGTTCCTGCCGGTCGCGTGCCGATCGGGATCAAAACGGGCCGTCGACGCCTCGCCGGAAATGAGCGTGAGAGACGTTACTGGAAGGTTCGGGAGATCTGCTCGTCGTCTTCGGCTTCCTGTTGGATCTTCTCCCAGGCGTCGTAGAAGTCCTGTTCGACGATCTCCGAGCGGTCGTCGCGGATAGCGAACATCCCGGCCTCAGTGCAGATGGCCTTGATGTCCGCCCCGGAGGCCTCAGTGACCTCCTCCGCCAG
It contains:
- a CDS encoding sensor histidine kinase produces the protein MTPAFVRRRLGAKFLVALLLVAVLISVIGFATYVEIQGTIQEEATDELEMTGQLRAQSVSQWVAGTRAQTALVADPQLAPNETALNASLSAAKAGGGSAIIDIHYVDTDRNTVLASTNDDYERRGLDDDESDRSSSDEVGSNWIDPLARLGEDSDAVTFSRRSYTVGGDRAIALVSRVTENSAVVVVSRFVPTFDDSDIRTTLVTAEGNRVATTDAAREFERTDAFTAAVEAGTSRTIEAGGEVRTYVPVEGTDWIAVSTAPKDDLYSVSATVGRNVLLLAVTALASLAAVGFILGRNTVVPLVALKEHVRAIESGSLDADLETAREDEIGQLFGAFDNMRDALEVQFREARQARHEAESSRREMERQNRRLDQFASTLSHDLRNPLAVARGHVELLRTKLDDSQGELLEHVEKIDGAHGRIDSIIDDVLTLTRKGESVEETERFELEDAAREGWGNVDSRDATLRVEDSIAIEGDRSRLLRALENLFRNSIDHVGPEVTVTVGLTEDGFYVEDDGPGIPDEEMDAIFEYGHTNSEDGTGIGLSIVKTIAEAHGWSVWVDGTSGRGARFVFSDVFATEERLFEESAFTWEHARADDD
- a CDS encoding ArsR/SmtB family transcription factor, translated to MSIQRLLPSRLDPAPPEEPRVYSLDAEDTQDALDALSAETARTMLSMLYEQPRSPTELREGVGTSLQNVHYHLENLQSAGLIREVGTRYSEKGNEMTVYGPASEAVVFVAGDDDSESRLERTLARVLGAVGLLAGGSLAFGAAVERWLAPGPEPAEPAGPGTMTDASQTATEVVNAVDPALAFFLGGAFVLALVAGRGLLRSQ
- a CDS encoding HAD family hydrolase — protein: MTSRAVVFDLDGTLAVPDRDRRTLLAEAIEATDAPPLSRSDYLDAHGRVVAGETRTPIFEQLLTDDDPSPDAVARAYREAVNDALEPVDGVETLLEDLTDGLGYRVGVLTDGPSRAQRSKLDRLGWRERFDATLVTGELDTRKPDPMAFEAITDRLGVDPDRAIYVGDDPERDVAGAAAAGLDAVQVLYDDGPEAHPDAAAVVERDALETGLTTVLSSCCRP
- the hisD gene encoding histidinol dehydrogenase, yielding MDVQSVSELDPAERRALFERDAGLEEIRDDVAEIVHRVREEGDVALREYCRKFDDVEVGNFDITDEAERAYESIDDDVREAIETAADNIREFHEHQVREDWSYETEGRELGRRFYPLDSAGVYAPGGTAAYPSSALMGIVPATVAGVDHVVAVTPPAEQINPVTLAAIHAGGADAVYQVGGAQAIGAMAYGTESIDSVDVIVGPGNRWVTAAKAEVRGDVKIDMLAGPSEVLVLADGTADPERLGAEMIAQAEHDPHAAVVTVTDDVDLAEAVVEEIDAQAGEREREDIIREALANEASGVFVARSMSEAALFADQFAPEHIYVEADDEDALLDRIENYGSAFLGPHSPVAAGDYASGTNHVLPTDAQARLASGLSVDTFVRSATVQRLSEDGLAELRETITTLADREGLEAHAHSVDVRFDE